From the genome of Chionomys nivalis chromosome 19, mChiNiv1.1, whole genome shotgun sequence, one region includes:
- the LOC130862027 gene encoding LOW QUALITY PROTEIN: fibroblast growth factor receptor 3-like (The sequence of the model RefSeq protein was modified relative to this genomic sequence to represent the inferred CDS: inserted 2 bases in 1 codon), translating to MGVLACLLVLCIVVGTRAASQPPTTEQRLVRKLPEAPGPEPSQQEQVVFGCGDTMELFCSVPGGAGTGCTVWSKDGTELVSSHRILVGPQRLQVLNVSHDDAGVYMCQQQLTQDVLCHFTVHVTEAPSSADDEDGVNVAEDTGAPYWTRPDRMDMKLLAVPATSTVRFHCAAAGNPTPSISWLKNGKEFRGEHRMGGIKLRHQHWSLVMESVVPSDSGYYTCVVQNKFGSIQQTYTLDVLERFPHRPILQAGLPENQTATLGSDVEFHCKVYSDAQPHIQWLKHVEVNGSKTGPDGKPYVTVLKTSGINTSNKELEVLSLRNITFEDSGEYTCLAGNYFGFSHHSAWLEVLPAERELAESSAAGRLSAGTISFWVGFSILVLTAAVTLCCLRRVSRKNLGSPNVDNSFCFTPEQQQVTSMNSDIPLVHIVHPVSREHTAMASISELELPADPKWEISRTRLTLGNSLEGCFGQVFMAEAVGFNMDNTVKPVTVAVKMLKDGANDQDLLDLVSEMEMMKAIGKHKNIINLLGACTQGGPLYVLMEYAARGNLREFLRAQRPLSMEYYGASRLPEKQLTRKDLVSCAYQVARGMEYLASQKCIHRDLAARNVLVTEDNVMKIADFGLARDVHNLECYKKTTDGRLPVKWMAPESLFDGVYTHQSDVWSFGVLLWEIFTLGGSPYPGIPVEELFKLLKDGYRMHKPANCTHDLYGIMRECWHAVPSQRPTFKLLVEGLDGILTVTSTHVYLDLSMPFEQSLPGDDDTRSPSSLEIXLFTHNLLPPTQPRNWRPQT from the exons atgggagtcctggcttgcttgctagtgctatgcatagtggttgggaccagagctgcctcccaacctcctaccacagagcagagacttgtgaggaaactgccag aggccccaggccctgagcctagccagcaagagcaagtggtctttggctgtggggacaccatggagctgttctgctctgtgcctggaggtgccggcacaggctgcactgtctggtctaaggatgGCACAGAGCTGGTATCTTCCCACCGcatcctggtggggccccagaggttacaagtgctgaACGTTTCCCATGACGATGCCGGGGtctacatgtgccagcagcagctcactcaggatgtcctgtgccatttcactgtgcatgtgacag AGGCTCCATCCTCAGCTGATGATGAAGATGGCGTGAACGTGGCtgaagacacag gggccccttactggactcggccagaccgtatggatatgaaactgctggctgtgccagccaccagcactgtacgcttccactgtgcagctgctggcaatcccaccccctccatctcctggctgaagaatggcaaggaattccgaggggagcatcgcatggggggcatcaag cttaggcaccagcactggagcctggtcatggagagtgTGGTGCCTTCTGATAGTGGCTACTATACCTGCGTGGTTCagaacaagtttgggagcatccagcagacttacacactggatgtactgg agcgcttcccacatcggcccattttgcaggctgggctgccagaaaaccagacagccaccctaggaagtgatgtagagttccactgcaaggtgtacagtgatgcccaaccacacatccagtggctgaagcatgttgaggtgaatggcagcaagacaggcccggatggcaagccctatgtcaccgtactcaag acatcaggcattaacacaagcaacaaggagctagaagttctgtctttgcgcaatatcacctttgaggactcaggggagtacacctgtctggcaggcaattatttcggattttcccatcactctgcATGGCTGGAGGTACTGCCAG ctgagagagagctggcagagagcagtgcagctggcaggttatctgcaggcaccatcagcttctgggtgggcttctccatcttagtcttgactgcagctgtgacactctgctgcctgcgtagagtctcaagaaagaacctggggtCTCCCAAtgttgacaatagcttctgcttcacacctgagcaacag caggtgacctccatgaactctgatatacccttggtccacatcgtccacccagtttcaagagaacatactgcaatggccagtatttctgagcttgagctgccagccgacccaaagtgggaaatatctagaactcg gctgacacttggtaattctctagaaggctgctttggccaggtttttatggcagaggctgttggctttaacatggacaacactgtcaagcctgtcactgtggctgtgaaaatgctgaaag atggtgccaatgaccaggacttgttggacctggtgtctgagatggagatgatgaaagctattggcaagcacaagaacattatcaacctgctgggggcctgcacacagggtg GGCCATTGTATGTGCTGATGGAGtatgctgccaggggcaacctcCGGGAGTTCCTGCGGGCACAAAGGCCCCTAAGCATGGAATACTATGGTGcctccaggctgccagaaaaacagcttacccGCAAAGATCTGgtgtcctgtgcctatcaggtggcTCGAGGTATGGagtacctggcttctcagaag tgtattcacagagacttggctgctagaaacgtgttggtgactgaggacaatgtgatgaagattgcagattttggcTTGGCCCGTGATGTGCACAATTTGGAATGCTACAagaagaccacagat ggccggctacctgtgaagtggatggcACCAGAGTCCCTGTTTGATggagtctacacccaccagagtgatgt gtggtcctttggagtcctgctctgggagatctttacactggggggctcaccatatcctggcatcccagtggaagagcttttcaagctattgaaagatggctaccgcatgcacaagcctgccaactgcacacatgacct GTATGGGATCATGCGGGAATGTTGGCATGCAGTGCCTTCACAGAGGCCCACCTTCAAGCTTCTGGTAGAGGGTTTAGATGGCATCCTCACTGTGACATCAACCCAC GTATACCTGGACCTATCAATGCCTTTTGAGCAGAGCTTGCCAGGTGATGACGATACCAGGAGCCCCAGTTCCTTAGAGAT ACTGTTCACCCACAACCTGCTACCCCCAACCCAACCCAGGAATTGGAGGCCTCAGACATGA